A single window of Pyxicephalus adspersus chromosome 10, UCB_Pads_2.0, whole genome shotgun sequence DNA harbors:
- the LOC140339609 gene encoding pepsin A-like codes for MKILLLLGLVVLAECGVVKVPLRKGESLRARLNRLGLLGDYLKKHPYNPATKYFPSLAQASGEPLQNYMDIEYFGTISIGTPPQSFTVIFDTGSSNLWVPSVYCSSPACTNHHMFNPQQSSTFQATNTPVSIQYGTGSMSGFLGYDTVQVGNIQITNQIFGLSQSEPGSFLYYSPFDGILGLAFPSLASSQATPVFDNMWNQGLIPQDLFSVYLSSQGQSGSFVLFGGVDTSYYSGSLNWVPLTAETYWQITLDSISIGGQVIACSGSCQAIVDTGTSLIAGPSTPIANIQYYIGASQDSSGQYVINCNNISNMPNVVFTINGVQYPLPASAYVRQSQQACSSGFQAMNLPTSSGDLWILGDVFIREYYVVFDRANNYVAMASIA; via the exons ATGAAGATCCTTCTTCTCTTAGGACTAGTGGTTCTGGCAGAATGTGGTGTGGTAAA GGTTCCCCTCAGAAAAGGAGAATCTTTAAGGGCCCGCCTAAACAGGCTAGGATTGTTGGGCGactatttaaagaaacatccctATAATCCAGCAACTAAGTATTTCCCATCTTTGGCTCAAGCATCTGGTGAGCCCTTGCAGAACTATATGGAT ATTGAGTATTTTGGGACCATTTCCATTGGAACCCCACCTCAGTCCTTCACTGTGATCTTTGATACAGGATCTTCAAATTTATGGGTACCCTCTGTTTACTGTTCCAGTCCAGCCTGCA ctAATCACCACATGTTTAACCCACAGCAATCATCAACCTTCCAAGCTACCAATACCCCAGTATCTATCCAATATGGCACTGGAAGCATGTCTGGGTTTCTTGGATATGACACTGTTCAG gTTGGAAACATCCAGATTACTAACCAAATTTTTGGCTTGAGCCAGTCTGAACCTGGATCATTTCTATATTACTCTCCTTTTGATGGAATATTGGGATTGGCATTTCCAAGTTTAGCATCTTCTCAAGCTACCCCTGTATTTGACAATATGTGGAACCAGGGTCTCATCCCTCAGGATCTCTTCTCTGTCTATCTCAGTTC TCAAGGGCAGAGTGGAAGCTTCGTTCTCTTTGGTGGGGTAGACACCTCATATTACAGTGGAAGCCTGAACTGGGTCCCTCTTACTGCAGAAACATATTGGCAAATAACTTTGGATAG cATATCCATTGGTGGTCAGGTAATTGCATGCAGTGGCTCCTGCCAAGCTATTGTTGATACTGGGACTTCTCTAATTGCTGGACCATCTACCCCTATTGCCAACATACAGTATTACATTGGAGCAAGTCAGGATTCAAGTGGACAG TATGTTATCAACTGCAACAACATCAGCAACATGCCAAACGTTGTGTTTACAATCAATGGTGTCCAGTATCCACTGCCAGCCAGTGCATATGTGCGACAG AGCCAGCAGGCTTGTAGCAGTGGATTTCAGGCTATGAACCTGCCAACCAGTTCAGGAGATCTGTGGATTTTGGGAGATGTATTTATCCGAGAATACTATGTTGTTTTTGACAGAGCTAATAATTATGTAGCAATGGCTTcaattgcataa